The Anolis carolinensis isolate JA03-04 chromosome 2, rAnoCar3.1.pri, whole genome shotgun sequence genome has a window encoding:
- the tktl1 gene encoding transketolase-like protein 1, which translates to MASNFPKPEEKSLQALRDAANRLRLHSIRATCASNSGHPTSCCSAAEIMSVLFFHTMRYKPQEPGHPSNDRFVLSKGHAAPVLYAAWAEAGYIKEPELLKLRKIDCDLEGHPTPRLPFVDVATGSLGQGLGAACGMAYTGKYFDKASYRVYCLMGDGESSEGSVWEALQFGFHYKLDNLVAVFDVNRLGQSEAAPLKHDTDMYRKRCEAFGWNTYVVDGHNVEELCRALWQASQQKGKPTAIVAKTFKGRGISGVEDADNWHGKPIPKDKVESVLNSIQSQIQTNKVFSIQPPAQDVPEISYKDIKMPSPPAFKIGEKVATRKAYGLALAKLGNANSHVVALDGDTKNSTFSELFKQAHPERYIECFIAEQNMVSVALGCAARNRTIAFASTFAAFFTRAFDQIRMGAISQTNINLCGSHSGVSIGEDGPSQMALEDIAMFRTIPGCTVFYPSDAVSTEHAVCLAANTKGICFIRTSRPETPTLYSQEEKFEIGHAKVVRKNDADKVTVIGAGVTLHEALKAADELAKQGIHIRVIDPFTIKPLDANTIISNARATGGRIITVEDHYKEGGIGDAVASAVSGEPSILVQSLAVSGVPRSGKPEELLDLFGISAKKIIAAVKSTFAN; encoded by the exons CCATCCAACATCATGCTGCAGTGCTGCAGAGATCATGTCTGTGCTGTTCTTCCATACCATGCGCTACAAGCCCCAGGAGCCAGGCCACCCCAGCAATGACCGCTTTGTGCTCTCCAAG GGCCATGCTGCTCCAGTGCTCTATGCTGCGTGGGCTGAAGCTGGTTACATCAAAGAGCCAGAGCTCCTGAAACTAAGGAAAATAGACTGTGATTTGGAAGGTCACCCAACCCCG AGGCTGCCTTTTGTGGATGTGGCCACTGGTTCGCTGGGACAGGGCCTGGGAGCGGCCTGTGGAATGGCCTATACAGGCAAATACTTTGATAAAGCCAG TTATCGAGTGTACTGCTTGATGGGTGATGGTGAATCATCGgagggatctgtgtgggaagccCTTCAGTTTGGATTTCATTATAAACTGGATAATCTGGTGGCCGTCTTTGATGTCAACCGGCTAGGGCAGAGTGAAGCAGCACCACTAAAGCATGACACCGATATGTACCGCAAACGCTGTGAAGCCTTTGG ATGGAATACCTATGTTGTGGATGGTCATAATGTTGAAGAACTCTGCCGGGCCCTGTGGCAAGCAAGTCAACAGAAAGGGAAGCCTACAGCTATTGTGGCCAAAACTTTCAAAGGACGAGGAATCTCAG GTGTGGAAGATGCTGACAACTGGCATGGAAAGCCCATACCAAAGGACAAAGTGGAGTCTGTCCTCAATTCTATTCAGAGCCAAATCCAGACTAATAAAGTCTTTTCTATCCAACCGCCTGCTCAAGATGTACCAGAAATCAGCTATAAGGATATCAAGATGCCCTCTCCTCCTGCTTTCAAAATTGGGGAAAAG GTGGCCACCCGGAAAGCCTATGGTTTAGCACTGGCAAAGTTAGGAAATGCTAACTCCCATGTGGTAGCCCTGGATGGTGATACTAAGAACTCTACTTTTTCTGAACTCTTCAAGCAAGCTCATCCTGAACGCTATATAGAGTGCTTTATTGCTGAGCAGAATATG GTCAGTGTAGCCCTGGGCTGTGCTGCTAGGAACCGTACCATTGCATTTGCCAGCACCTTCGCTGCTTTTTTTACACGGGCATTTGACCAGATCAGGATGGGAGCCATTTCCCAAACAAATATAAACCTTTGTGGGTCGCACAGTGGAGTTTCTATTG GTGAGGATGGACCTTCTCAGATGGCCTTGGAAGACATAGCCATGTTCAGAACCATTCCAGGCTGCACTGTGTTCTACCCAAGTGATGCTGTTTCCACTGAACATGCTGTCTGCTTGGCTGCCAATACCAAG GGGATATGCTTCATTCGAACCAGCCGTCCAGAGACTCCCACCCTGTACTCCCAGGAAGAAAAGTTTGAGATTGGCCATGCCAAG GTTGTGCGTAAGAATGATGCTGACAAGGTGACAGTTATTGGAGCAGGTGTTACGCTTCATGAAGCCCTTAAAGCTGCTGATGAGCTGGCAAAACAAG GCATTCATATCCGGGTAATTGACCCCTTTACCATCAAGCCCTTGGATGCTAACACCATAATTTCCAATGCCAGAGCTACAGGAGGCCGGATCATTACTGTTGAGGACCATTATAAAGAAG GAGGTATTGGTGATGCAGTGGCATCAGCTGTCTCTGGAGAACCTAGTATCTTAGTCCAGAGCCTGGCTGTGTCAGGAGTACCACGGAGTGGAAAACCAGAGGAGCTCCTGGATCTTTTTGGTATCAGCGCAAAGAAGATTATAGCAGCTGTGAAGAGCACCTTTGCCAACTGA